In Lycium ferocissimum isolate CSIRO_LF1 unplaced genomic scaffold, AGI_CSIRO_Lferr_CH_V1 ctg1464, whole genome shotgun sequence, the DNA window TGGAAATGCTCAAAAGCAGAACCACTAAAAATGCCACTATCAAGGATACAATAGAGGAAATTGTGGAGATTGGAGATCACATGGAGATCACCTATAAGCACTGTTATAGAGAAGGAAACCAAGTTGCTGACTTCTTAGCAAAAAATGCAGCAACTCAAGAAAATCCCTTCCTAATCTATCACAGCCAGCAAATACCAAGAGGGGCGTATGGTGCTTACATGCTGGACAAGAATCAACTTCCTTTTATAAGATTAAGATATGACAAGGCTAATTTTTTTGTGAGCTGAAATGTATAGATCATAGTGTATAGTGGAGGATGTATAGCTAACAAGTTTAACATTCTCTTTTTTGCTAGATTGCAATGCAATCAGTGCCTGTATATCAGGGGTATGGTCTAGCCCTCCCCTTTCTCAATAAATGATATGCAGCACCCCAGGACACTTATCCTGgaattacaaatatatatatatatatatatatatatatatatatatatatatacctttctATATATCTGTTCATTGCAATCAATGATGTCCTCCTTTCAACATGCAATGTTTGACTTTGACAGATGTTTTGGCTATGATCCTTTCGTCAAAGAATTTGCCATCACAAAAGTGGCGTTAATATATTCAATTGACACTTTATCTTTCTTTAGCAATAAACACATTAAAATGATTAGATTTTCTATAAGTGAGCACATATATACTCATTCTTCTTTTGTTGGGATCATGACACTCGTGTGACCGTTTTTATAATGCGAAGATAaacaaaaacataataaaaactTTTCGACTAATACTTCATCGTATACATAATACACTTCTTATTATCACACCATAGTCCATTCATTAATACATAAAATAAAGACGACACAATAACATACGATACATCAAGACATGTTTACAATACAAACATTTTATGACAATTTGCAACATACAGAGCCGAAGCAATTGCAAATCgccttatttattattaaacGACACATTACACATCATTATTAATCCCTTAATTACGTGAAAATACGTAATTAAGCAGCAAGACAAATGCGGACGTTCTCTTTTGGAAAATAATGGCATCTCCTGCAAAAAATACCATCTGAGCAATCATTGTTTGTTTTACATGATCTCTGGCAAGTGATTCCTCCATTTGGAAAAAGAGCTTGTTCCATGATAGCCACATCCAAAGGCAAGTCACGTACAGCCATAACCATCATGTTTGGTGATCCTGAATATTTGGctgtaattatatataacaaaaaaatattaagtcagGTAATTAAATAAAAACTTGACATGTATAATCATACGTTGTTGAAGACATAATTGAGTATTAATATGTTGAAAAATTATTATTGAGTCGAGTCAATCCATAAGGGGTGCTTATTAGCCCGTTAGTCCATTAGCTGGACCTCCTCCTGAAACCCTACTTAAGATATAAATACCCCATAGTGGTATCAAAGAAACGGGTGCTTTTCATTAAGAGATGACCACCTTATGAAGAGAATTCTTTGCATCTTCTAGAGGATATATATTTAGTCGTGTAAATCAAGGAATTCTCTCGTTTCATGATAATTCCTACCGACCAGCGTTGAAAGAGATCTGCTTCCTCATGGAGAAACTCGTGAGTCTCCACCTAAACTAGTATTTACATGAAATATTACAAAATAACTCGTAAGTCTCCACCTAAACTAGTTATTTACATTGaaatattacaaaataaaaagtgtGCGCTCTCTAATAACTCAAGCCTTTAGATTAGATAGTCACACATATTTCAACATTGCACCCAAGCAGACAGAGGTTATCGGGGTTCGAGTATTACTGCCACTCATTATTGAAAATAAAGAACTCCACATGTTTGGTCCATTGAAAAGAATCAGGCCCGCACGTGAAGACACAACTGAGTAATTAACTAAAATGTTATGTTCTTTCTAACAACTGTTTAatccgatatgtatatatatgtgtgtgtagctAACATGATTCTTTTGTATAGCCATTAGCTAATCCGTCATCAAATAAGATATTAGCGGTGAAATTTTACTGTTTAGTAAAAGAACTGATCGTCTCTAATACTTGTTATTTGTAGTGTGTATAAATAAGTATGCATACTTACCAATTATAGCGACCCAGAAGAGAAGCATGAAAACAGCTAACTGCTTTTGAAAAGAGGCCATTCTTCTATAAAAAGTATAtagatgagattttagaaaatTGCTTTGTGTGCTACAAGAGTGCAAAAGAGGTAGAATTTATACTCAATGAAGGAGCTAGCTTTgtcttaataaaaaataaaaagtggtACACGAGAATTGCATGTAACAATAGTTTAATTATTTACATATTTATTAGGAGGGGCcatattatttatttgtttctataaatgtatatttgtgCAATGTTTATTGGTTTATAGGTTGACTATGGTTGATCTTGGACTGTTTAATTAGGTATTTAATTGATAGTCTATGGGTGCTATATATTGACGTGATAGCATATCATGtagattaagggtgtgtttggtagggaggaaaatatttttacgAAAAATGCTttccaattttttcatgtttggttggttaaaatATTTCTGAGAACGttttttctaggaaaacaaatttcttaaaaatcagGAAAATGACTTTGCTAATGGGAATAGGAAAAATAAGTTTCATAAGTGCATTTATCTCCTTCCCGCCCCAAATACCCCAACCCAATCCCTGCCTACCACCTTCCTCCCCCACCCCCTCCATTTTTGCTTAGATTAGATATTATATAAATACTCTCGAAACATATCTTTTGACTACCGAATTAATTAAAcactaaaaaaaacaaaacaaaaaaactgaTAGCATCtcttattttttgggaaaacaCATTTTTCTTCCTACCAAACGCATGTACAAGTTAGGATTGTGAAGATTAAATTACCTAATTTTCCTCGCGATTCTTTAAATATAGATTCCATTATCGTTTTACTTCAAACAAATATTAATAGTGTTATACGAAAATGTGATGGAGAGTTAGAATATAATATGATCTTTTAAATTATCCCCACAAATTAAAGTGCACTTGCTCGCGTTTGTGTGTGTTTAAGACTATAGAAACTGTACAATAATGATCATCACCAAAGAATGGAGTGGAATGATAAAGGTTCCTCTACCTTTGACCAAATGTCTTGAGTTTGAGCTTTGACTTTTGAGAATGATGTCCACTTTGGTAAAATCGGCAACAATGAATTTCCACGAAGCAATTTGATTCAGTTGGTTCAAtggtaacaaaaaaaaaaaaaactatattgCGATGTGAGTGCATACCATGTCCTGGATAtggtttttaattttgtaaaaacaTTTGGAGCCAGTCGCAGATCTATAGATCTTAACCTATGAGTTTACGAGAACCCAATAGGTATagaaattcataaattttaaattctgaATCTACTTATGTCCGGAGCAACATTATCATAATGTTCATCACCCTAATTAAACACGTGCACGAATGCATAAGATTGAATTATACATAACTAGTTAATAAATCCGCGCTTTGCGCGGTTGTATAAATAAGACAAACTaagcaaataaagaaaatggattcatgttttatttgcattgctttcttttttaaatggagCTTTCtactcgttttttttttttttttcaataaaaattgATACTGCAATGTACATGAATGAATTTTTCTTTGGAAAGTTTAGAGCCTCTAAAATGAAGATAATACAACATAACAACACATTCGGTGTGATCCTACAAATGAAATACGAGAACAAAAGGAATATAGTATCTACAATTGTATCATTAGCGAAGTGGGAGCTACAAACTTCAATACTAATGGTTTTCTCTTCGACGGATTTAAAAGTATAAGAAAGtgagagaaaatgaagaaaccATACGTCGACAATACTAAAATTGTTTGTGATATATTAGAAGGCGAGAGAATAAAAGTATAAGAAAGTGAGATATACATCTTCATTTCAAATTTCCCAACCATTTTAATTATCACTGAATGATTGGATTTTCGCTTGTCCACAaaattttatgagtttatttgACGTATATTTGAAATAACAAATTCAGGTGGAAACAATACTTGTTCTTCTCTCTTAATTACAACTTACTAAAATTCTCAAAAAACAGTATATAGTCCTCATTAAGTCCTAtgataatatacatataattatagAGTCGTAACAACCGCCAACACTAAATTTATttgtcaaaataaaaataaatgaagtcTATTTGtacatttctttccttttcttgaccATATTTTCTGCTCTGCGAAAAAAACACAGAGACCAGAAAAATGCTTGTAACACACGGTTATCcatatacaacacacacacaacaaaacaaaacaacaaaaatgacTTGGAAGTGGAAGTTGTATACGAACTACAAAGCGATACCGAATCAATTTTATTAGATAAAAGCTTGCCAAACATATCCACCATCTCGTGGAATTCAATAGAAAGGTaattataatatcatcatcatctaagTCTCTGACTCTCCTCCATACATAAATATACTCTTCTGTGTATAAGTGTGGATACATGAAaatttgttgaaatatttggtATGCACCCTAATTGCTAACATATAATACAAAATACTGTTAAGACGAAAAAGGATTTGGAAACTCATCACAATGTAGCTGGGATGAAATCAGAGACCACTATATATAGCTCGACGGAAAATGGGTGGTCAAGTAGAGAATTGGaaagaacaaaataaataacaaattaGATACAATTTAATACTCATAATTGCATAATTACTTCTAATAACAGTTGAAAAATGATACAAAGAGCTTTCATGGgattttgtgaagaaaaaagtAAGAGGAAGGGGGATTCAGCAGAGAAACCGTTTCGGAATTAGAATGTTAATGCTCCTTTGCCAGCTTTATTTTATACGTTTTCTTCTTTGAGTCATTAAAGCTGCTCAGTATATCCAATTAAATTGAATCTCTTCCTCTCCATTATTTAAGACTCATTATCGCATATAGTGGAATATGTAATTCAATTCCAGAATTTCCTCCTCTTCCCGTATTTAAGagtcataataataataataataataataataataataataataataataataatgtataCAGAAatcattttaataaataatagtaataatgatGAAAGAGAAAAACTAAGAATACTtagttttctgatttttttaaaatataaaataaggaaaaaattcaaaaatttgacaaaataGATAAATAGGAATGCTAGCCATAAAGGAGTCTTACATCACATTATCATGCAgaaactttatatatatatatagatgattgAGCAAATCATTTGGTTGCTTTCGAATAGAACATGGttcactcactttctttctcctttATTTATCTAAGAAGTCAAaactaaaaatgagaaaatattttttgttagtAAAACTAAACTTCAGAACATAGCAGTCTTTCCTACATTATATTCCTTAAGGTACAGCTCTGCTGAACGCGGAATGCTTTATGCTCCGaactatttttttcaaaacagtctttttttgttgttgaaaagATCAGCCAATTTGCCAGAATAACAAACTTAGAATGCATGAAAGATTTCGAACTTGGAAATATAtaattcactacaagaaaaCAGGCTATTAGCTACGGACTTTAGCTAGGAAAATCAAATTCCTAGCTAATATACATCATTAGCTACTAATTTGGCTAGAAATGTCCTATTTCCTAGCAATTTGTTTCGTCTGAAAATTTAGTCAAACTATAGCTAGGGACAATCCCTAGCTAATGCATAGCTAGGGATTTTTTCTAGCGAAAGCCCTAGGTAATTTTTTGCGGGAAATTGGATTCGGCGCTAATTTTTTAGCTAGGGCACGATCTGTAGCTAACCCCTAGCTATTTTTTAGCTAGGAAAGTTGCCTAGCCAAATCGTTAGCTAATTTTTAGCTTAAATAAAAGCTAATTTATTTTCCTAAAAGGTAGCTAGGGAAGTTTCCTTGCAAAATTTATAGCTCAGTTTTAGCGAAATTCTAATCTTGTGCtaatctttttcaaaaaaattctttagctAGTCTAGTCCCTACTAATATATAGTAATTTTTACtaacaatattattattattattattattattattattattattattattattattattattattgttgttgttgttgtaaaggAAAGATGTCTAAATATTGATAAAGGagtttatataaattttttgatttcttaCTGCAATTTCACTATATTATTTACCATTTGCCTCAATTTACGTGCGATGTTTGGCCCGACAAATaatttaagaagaaaataaaaaaacttgtggcttaaaacaagccataaatatttgtaagacatgtaaatcatctcattaaggattaaataataaaaattaaagtttttttatagaatgatattattcttttgggacaaattaaaaagaaaattgtgcCTTGTAAAATGGGAAAGAGGTTATGTTATATTAATTGCTTAAATCtatttatttgttgttttatattttgaatcttttttgtttatttcgtATTGAAATTTAGTGGTAATTCTATTTTATGTGAGTATTTTGTTTAAATTCATAGAAAATTAGAAAAcgggaaaaaataaataaaatgaaaaaatataaaatacggAACAAAGACCttgatattgtcacgacccatttagcctaggtcgtgcgggcacttacctacccacctcggtaagcgaaccctcatcccaacaatgaaacaatacataaattgaagaaagtTAAGTAGCGGAAATCAACAAATACGTAAGtcccagggtctagtctaaaTAATATAAGAGCATAAGGTGAATAGTACagtctggaatactaatacataaatgtctatgtctctgaaataaaagtaagacatatgatgaaagtcttcaaggtcaacggacgccatgctcaccgcCGGAAACTCGAGAGGAACCCGAAGAGTCGATCGCCACGGTCAAAGCAAGAGATCCGACTGtaactcgcattcataaaagaatgcgacaAGTGCAAGTGCAGGTACAAATAACGATCAAAGTAGGCATCGagaggccgactaagcatagttaacacaattcaaaaTAAAGCGTATAAGCAAGGAATCTAACAAGTATAAGACAATCGATCACAaccaagtatccgtcatcgcctatgtaaagcatctaaacccaaatacgTCAAGTCCGagtatatccgatccaatccaaaCATCACTATCCAATCACCAAaaatctcaatcaagtcataatgcaatgcaatgcagtgcagtAATGGAATGAATGCAATGTGATGCTATGCagatgaggtgtacacatgtactcgacgggaatatcgacgtctcggtagcacaacccgcCGTGACCCGCGAAGTCTAAGTTCCACCTCGTCCGGATCTTTTCCCAATGTATTGACAGACCGGACCTCGGCTAATTGCTCGCAttgggagtctcaccggcaccaccctgggggacccgcagagtccatgctttaacaacgattccgggataTCATCGGAATtggccatgcaacaatgatgccgaaattgatcatcggacatcggccatctcacaatcactcaagtaaaagagtctgtcaaatcagtctcacacaatcaacgattccgtaattgatcttcggacatcggccttttcataatcattcgagtaaaaaagtttatcaaatatcagtttcatacaatcaacgattccttAATTGATCTTCTTCGACATCACCTTTTGATAATCACTTTCAAGtaaaaagagtttatcaaatatcgctttcatacaatcaacgataccAGATCCACCGGTATCGGCACTTATGATCATTTAATGTGTGAGAACGCGTGCAATGCGTATATAAattatcaacaatcaagttcaatatcacaagtaccaacgaaAGGGTACGCTaataatgtatcatatcacaatactaaCATCCGGTATACCAACAAagatatcaatatcacaagtaccaacgaaGGGTAcgcaacaatgtatcatatcacaataccaacagtggtatgccaatagtatatcaatatcacaagtaccaacaaggGGTaagccaacaatgtatcatatcacaataccaacagcgGTATGCCAAcagtatatcaatatcacaagtaccaacaacaGGTACGCCAACAATTTGTCATAGTTCAAATACCCACAACGGTATTTCAATCCTATCTCAGTCAAGACAATAACATAAATTCCGACATCTACCaactactcatggcatcaaCTATCACAATGGAACTAtcaacacacataacggggtggctagtcccaacacacaacagggcccaacctaagacaatatccaacctgacttcatacccgaaggttcacatgctatcttcgacatcataatctaaatatgtgcttcgctatacgaagtctcaccaaaggtaagccataacctacctggactgccgaactgcaacaccaacaactcactcatttgctttgcccttccgctgaacctcggaaccaaagtagtctaagaataatcgaattctatattataaatcatgaagaatgatgctaatattgctactatttcaaTTCGGTCCATGTTAACCCTAGAGATTGgggaaatgggcccacaagggtaaaacgggaaatgCGCgggcaaaatatcaaattaagtactaggtaatcataatcaaccattaattgttgatttagcccaaggattagcctaatttcgaTTATAGTTAAAATCCCAATTTGGGCGTAAACCCTAAGTGTTCAATTCGAAATTCaaagttaaaagtgaaagatatatgattaataagcttagattagtcaatatctaacataaacatcaccaattttatcattaataatcttAGGAACAATGTTTTTCCAAACCCTCCTTCAACTCTTATCACCAAGGGTTTATTAAGAGAATAGGGGAATCTAACATGATAATGCgttaaaggaagaatgaagaaatgagtAGGAATTACCTCCAAGATTTTCCTCTAAATATCCTTAAGAGCAAGCTTTTCTTCAAGCTCCCAATATCGAAATGGGACAAAATGAGGGTCTAGGcttttttaacacttcattaatattattaatcGCCGTCACGCGGCTTTAGCGGCACCGGGACCGCCCTAGTGATACCGCTTCAGCGGTAATGACCAAAGTCATTAACCACTCCAGTGGCAGGGCTACCGCCCTAGCGGTGCCGCTGCCACAGTGCTGGTGCCACCAAAGCGGCCACCAGACACGTAAAACTCCCAAAGTCTCACAATTCGATCCGATTTTTCGACTAGTTCCTGAGAaaatctgctcacataccatatacgTAGAcgcacataaaaacatgctacgaacacGTCCGTGGccttgaaatttccaacggagatatagttgaccaagtcaacccccgatgccttaattccaattttccaTCCCAAGTacgaaatgcatccgagtgagttgggaaccaaaccaaatacgCACACAAGTTTTAAACGATCATCCGAACCTCTTAGAATCgacgaaattttgaaaaaggatCGTTTGCCCAAAATTCAACTTcgggtcaaacatttttcactttaagcctatatttcccAAAAGTTGCCCAAATCCGGGTCCAGACACCTCAGGAAGTGTGTCAACTATTGTCTCAGGTCAAGGGTGAGCTAATACATGCTCGGAAAAGGGTGAAAACGCTAAAAAtactataacgactaaacgggtcgttacagataTCCTTAGCTGGTTGAAACGTATTATCTCAAAATTAACCAATTGTTTCTTCTCTCCACCATCAAAACCCTTCGATCATGCACCAATGTGAAAAATAAGATGATTTTAATAAGATGGTTTATCAAAATCATAATGGCAACAAtccatatttttaaaacaattcACGTAGATAATTAAAACGACAATTTCCTActaattttgaatttcttttatttcctcCAAAGAGAATGTCGAATTTGGTATGATTCTCTACCTCAATTATCTCTGGCTCCTCACCCGTCCCCATCCTAATTAAGTTCTTAGAGAACTCCTCATGTTAAAAGAATGAAGAGGCGAAGgatatcaaatttaaattttgaagttaTAATTCCATAATTTCTAGTCTCTTGTGGATGACCTTTTTATCTTAATGGTTTTGGTTCTACGTATACCGATGATCTCAATCCTGCAGACCGTCTTAATTGACCTCGAAGCTACATGTTTTGTTCTTTGCACTTTGttacttttctatttttttacttGTGACGCCCCTAACAAAGGGCGACAAGCTGATGGGGGCAGATCAAGCATGAATAACGAACTACTAGGTTGGCAAGCTTCTGAAGATGAGGTGTGCATGACtctttaggcgaatcccacatcaaAATGTGAGAGGAAACTACAGAaattcataaggcataactcaAGTTCACATGGTACACGCTTTTAAGGCTTGATATGGCGTAGTCCAAAAGACAAATCTGTTCGGGCCTAGCCCTAAAGCGGATAATACGTGCTATAAACTTAGATCATGAAAAAAGTAAATATCAGAGCCTGTACTCCCTCAGTACGATGGTGGGCAAACCTCAACAAGGATGCTGAGTCCCTAAGGGGTGTATGTGAAGCCCCCAACAGAGGACGAGGGCGGCTCGAACGGGCAAGTCGAAGATTTTGCCGGTGGAGTTCAAGCTTGTGTTTAGAGCATGCATGGAGTTTCAGGGTGAGTTGCTTGGATGATCCGTAACACCGGACTCTGATTCTACCTTTACTTCCCGTCTTTCTAATCTAGACAGTGTATTAGACTCAGACATATGTATTTAGTTTTCATCTAAGGCGCTATTGACTCATATCGCCACTTATCTTATTTGAGACACCCTTTATGACTTATAATCTGTTTAAGATATTTGTTTTCTACCTTGTAATAATGGAAATGGTTTAAAATTGGAATTGGCACGTCTATCGAGGTTGGGGTGTAGGTGTCATCATGACTTAGGTGATTTTTTATCGTGACAgatttttttcatgttatgttacaCAATAGCATTTAACTATAGCAACATGAGAATATCCAGAGTTTCTTGTTTTGTGGGTAATAAGAGTTTAATAACCTATTTTGAGTTTCTTATTGAAATACTACAAAAAATGtcaatttggagaaaaatgaagatttaaaaCCCCTTCAAAATTTTCACGCGGGATCCTTCTAATTTTGCTCCCTCTCATTCTTTTGGAGGGAAATGAAAATCTAAAACTTTTAACTCCTTTCtccaacaaaagaaaagaatgaaagaaagatcCAGAACAAAACTTTTAACTCCTCATGACTCCTCTTTTTGCACTTGTTATCCGGTCTATAATTCTTCCAAAAAGCTCAACCAatcttttggaattttttaaGGTAACTGGCATTTATGGCTTTATTGCTTTATCTTATTTTCTATAGATTTAAGGAGAAAAATGCGAATATGCTTTCATTCTTAGCAGATTATTAActaacttttctttttgttggatCTGTGTTTTCTCGGGTTAAAATTCACTGATTACGTCTCCAACAATATGCTATATATGAATTGAGTTTTTCACACTTTATTTCTCATCTTCTCTAGTCGATAGTTGTTTTGACGCGTATGCTATTTTGGTGTTTGTTCATGTCTATTGAAAACCGAGTTTCTTGTTTCTCCATATCTAAACAATTAAATTTGATAAAATTAGAGAGAATGGATCTTATATGGGTTGTTAGAATTGCATCCCAATTCTATGCTTcttgtactccctctgtttttGTTATATGCTTGGTCATACATATTTCACCAGAGGTCAGTCCCACTTCAGTAACTTTTTTGCACTCTTCTACTTGTTAAAACTCATAGCTTATTGTTTGTTGTATGGatcaaattttggaattttttattCACATCatttttgaatttgttttgCTCCAACTCCAGCTGTAACATATGGTTTTATTTGATACGGAGTATTAATTTTTGCTCCAACTCGAGTTGGAACTTATGGTATTATTTTAGATTGTGTCAGTCTCGGAGAGATTGTAGTTTGAGTATGTTTTTCGCTGCAAGTACCGACTACTTGCATTATTAATCTTTGTGCGTTAACTTTAattggtttttttattttatctcaatgcaatttattttagaatatgttgaaagaaattataataataatacatgatTAGTTGACGGTTTGCCTGTGATTTGCAGTTTAAGAGGATAGGGAATAGACAAGATTAAGAAAGGGAGGCAACCACTCCTGCGGGAGCATCTGTTTAGGTTCAAAAATTTGGTGAGGTTATTGCAGGTTCATATCTATTTATTGTTTcttttaacattatattattTGAACTTTCTGTAAAGAAAGAATAGCACTATTTGAGATAACAATTAGCttcaatataattaataaaacatAATCTTTGATTGACAGTGTTTTCGTGTGAATACATGAAATTGTACCAGGAACAAAAAGACGAGGCTAGCATGAATTACAAAATCAATATGTGAAACTGTCATTGACTGGACAACGACAAGTTTTGTATTTCATCCCTTTTTGGCATGTTGGGAGACAATGTTGGAGGATTTCTATACTTTTGTGGCAGATATGCTGCAAGTTTTGAGCAGAGATATACAAAGCAGAAGTTTTTGTTGTCTTTGGCTAGAGATCTGTCTTTTTCCACAACCACTACCAAATGTTTGTGGTTCTCTTTTGTagtttttattgtattttatgTTGAAGATAGTTTTATCTCCCTtttaaacatgatttcatcttgTGAAGACTAATGGTTATACAAGGAtcatatttatgatttggttgGATTTGAATGGTATTAATCACTTTTTCTCATTagtttttttccattttaaacATGGATTTCATCTTTTGAAGACTAAGGGTTATACAAGATtcatattgatgatttgtttggatTTGAATGGTATTAATCACTTTTTCTCATTTCGAATCATATAGAAAAATTGTGGTTGTGTAAGCTAGGAATTACACCTAGTTATGTGAAAATAATAGGATATTTAAACAAATTAGCTTGGACAATGATTTTAGCTATGACATGGCTTTAGCTAGGAATAGTCCTAGCTAATTTAGGGGAAACCTAACATTCTCTAAACAAAATTTGCTAGAAATTTAGCATGGAATT includes these proteins:
- the LOC132042320 gene encoding uncharacterized protein LOC132042320, which produces MASFQKQLAVFMLLFWVAIIAKYSGSPNMMVMAVRDLPLDVAIMEQALFPNGGITCQRSCKTNNDCSDGIFCRRCHYFPKENVRICLAA